A genomic window from Methanovulcanius yangii includes:
- the frhG gene encoding coenzyme F420 hydrogenase subunit gamma, giving the protein MGLLSYLKEIFTGKQEAPEAPVAPAAPAAPTKVEVPQPAEAKPAQTPADVKVEQKPEETIKEELPVADKITIGHVHMSGCTGCLVSLADNYEGLFALLDNYADLVYCLTLADVRDIPKMDVALVEGSVCINDHHSVEDIKKARENATIVVALGGCAAYGNITRFARGGQWNQPQHESYLPIGDLIDVDLYLPACPPSKESIRNVAVMAYLLLKGTDEQKELAAAYLKPLMDLAARGTEACGCDLIYDVINQGLCMGCGTCAASCPVRAVEMVYGKPQVDRDLCIKCGACYTQCPRSFFNFDVINQFEAIGEAIDAAMGKGGE; this is encoded by the coding sequence ATGGGACTACTATCATATCTGAAGGAGATCTTCACGGGGAAGCAGGAAGCGCCTGAGGCACCTGTCGCTCCTGCCGCACCCGCAGCACCGACGAAAGTCGAGGTGCCGCAGCCGGCTGAAGCGAAGCCTGCTCAGACCCCCGCAGATGTGAAGGTTGAACAAAAACCTGAAGAAACAATAAAGGAGGAATTGCCTGTGGCAGATAAAATTACGATTGGACACGTCCACATGTCCGGATGTACCGGATGTCTCGTGTCCCTCGCAGACAACTACGAAGGTCTGTTTGCGCTCCTGGACAACTACGCAGACCTTGTCTACTGCCTGACCCTCGCAGACGTTCGTGACATCCCGAAGATGGATGTTGCACTCGTCGAGGGTTCGGTCTGTATCAACGACCACCACTCGGTGGAAGACATCAAGAAAGCACGTGAGAACGCAACCATCGTCGTGGCACTCGGCGGCTGTGCGGCATACGGCAACATCACCCGGTTCGCCCGTGGCGGCCAGTGGAACCAGCCCCAGCACGAGAGCTACCTGCCGATCGGCGATCTCATCGACGTCGACCTGTATCTTCCTGCATGCCCGCCGTCCAAGGAGTCCATCAGGAATGTCGCAGTGATGGCATACCTGCTCCTGAAGGGAACCGACGAGCAGAAGGAGCTTGCAGCAGCTTACTTAAAGCCCCTCATGGACCTCGCCGCCCGCGGCACCGAGGCCTGTGGCTGCGACCTTATCTACGACGTGATCAACCAGGGCCTCTGCATGGGCTGTGGTACCTGTGCCGCATCCTGTCCGGTCCGTGCCGTTGAAATGGTATATGGCAAGCCCCAGGTCGACCGCGACCTCTGCATCAAATGTGGAGCATGCTATACCCAGTGTCCGCGCAGCTTCTTCAACTTCGACGTGATCAACCAGTTCGAGGCGATCGGCGAAGCAATTGACGCTGCAATGGGCAAGGGAGGTGAGTAA